aaaaaaaaaccagaaaggTTGGGTTTTGAAGGTCCGACTTTAGTTCAAGCTCAAGCTATTCCAGTCATTCTCTCCGGCCGTCACGTGTatccttctgttttttttttttttttaaataaaaaaattctttcaacaatttatgtatctcattttaattcaatgtttttttttttttttaatatatatatacttaactgaaattaaaatttatagacTTGTTAACGCGGCGACTGGTACCGGAAAAACTGTTGTGTATTTAGCTCCGATTATTCACCATTTGCATAGTTACCCTTCGAGAATCGACCGTGAGAATGGAACTTTTGGTATGTGATctgagtttcttttttcttacttgAGGTTAAAAATGAATGTGGGATTGTtgaattgattatatttttgttgttagtGCACTTGTTTATGATTGAATTTGATATGGTTGGTGACAGCGTTGGTTCTTGTACCAACGCGGGAGCTTTGTTTGCAGGTTTATGAGATTTTGCAAAAGTTGTTGCATAGGTTTCATTGGATTGTACCGGGCTATGTAATGGGTGGTGAAAACCGGTCGAAAGAGAAAGCTAGGTTGCGCAAAGGTAGGAAATTTGCTTCGGTTCTTCAACCTTTGTTATATGGTCTGAATGCTATGTTTTACagtgttttccttcttaaaAGCATGGGAGTCGTGATCCTAGTAATCTTGATTAGATGTGTTATACTTGATGCGGGTTTGAGCACTTGGTTGTCCTAGTTAGTTCATTTGCCCTACAACATATCTTTGTAATGGTTTCAATTTAATAAAGTCATTTGTTATAAACTTATGAATGACCTACAAATGCCAACATAGATGCTGTTTTATGTTGGTTGGGCTCTTAAATACTTGATATGTTTCCTTTCAGGTATATCTATTCTTGTTGCAACTCCTGGTCGCCTGTTGGATCACTTAAAGAACACAGCATCTTTTGTTCACACAAATCTGCGCTGGATCATCTTCGATGAAGCAGATAGGTATTCTTTGCAAAATAAGTTggagatattttattttgccaTTATGCATCTCCTATGACATCTTTAACTCTGTTTGAGCATCTTGACAGAATTTTGGAACTAGGATTTGGCAAGGAAATAGAGGAGATACTGGATCTTTTGGGATCTAGGCATATTGGGTCTGAGGGAAATGGAAATCAAGTTTCAAGCCTTTCTAATTTTCAGGGACAAAATCTGCTACTATCAGCTACCTTAAATGAAAAGGTAAATCATCTTGCTAAAATCAGTCTAGAAAATCCAGTTATGATTGGTCTTGATGACAAGAAGATACAACCGGATCAAtcagtagatcatattgaaacTGCGGAATCTGATGAAGATGATGGTTTAGGATATAGCAAAGTAAAAAACTCTTCAACTGGAGATTATAAGCTTCCAGCTCAGTTGGTTCAGAGATATGTGAAAGGTACATGCTCATTAAAGCACATTTGTGAACCTTTCCAGCTGGATGGTTGATTTTGGAGCCCTGATTCAATTTCCATGTAGTGCCTTGTGGTTCACGGCTTGCAGTACTTTTATCCATTCTCAAGAATCTGTTTGAGAGAGAAGCTTCGCATAAGGTATGGCTGCTTTCCTAATTTgtacttgatttatttattattcattatgTTGCTTTCGAGATGCCCTACATACAGGTATTTGAAATTTGTGTGTATTGGtgctgttttaatttttttgttttgtcgcCATCACTTTATCCTCTGCAAGATCATCATAGTCTGGTGTGGGTCCCAGCATAATAAGTAATCTCTAATATAGTGAATTGTAATTGAACTGAGGTTAAAATACATGACCAGTGTTTGCAGTAAAGCTAGCTTGGTTTATGAGGTCCAAAATCCAAAGGATACcagttttgaattttgttattattgacTATTATCATATGTCCTCTAGTTGAGATATGTAAATTCTGCCTTGTTCACTTATTTGGAGCTTATGTTCACTGCCTCCAATCCCGAGTCTAGGCAATAGTTTTGCTCTATAATATTCTCTTGtctttattttacaataattgCCTAAATTTAAGCAATATCGAATTTTTAACACTTACTTAAACCTAAATGAATATTTCTTGCCTTCATGATTACTCTATGCTTGAGATTATGTGCACTGTTCTGTTTACTTAGTTAATTTCTTTCACTAGTTACTGGCTTATTGAGCCTCAACTTGTCAAATCACTCACTTACTTATTTTACAGATTGTGGTGTTCTTTTCAACATGTGATGCAGTTGATTTTCACTATTCCCTCCTAAGTGAATTCTGCTGGTCACCCAACTCACAATCAGAAGCAGAACATACAGAGAGGTTCTTGAGATGTAACACTCTTCGGTTGCATGGGAACATGAAGCAGGAAGACCGAAGGAATACATTTCAAGCCTTCAAAACTGAGAAATCAGCTCTTCTTTTGTCCACAGATATTGCTGCTAGAGGCTTGGATTTTCCAAAAGTTAGATGCATTATTCAGTACGATTCTCCAGGAGAGGCAACTGAATATGTTCACAGGTTTTTAGGAACTTCTTTCTCTTGTGGTTATATGCATATTTTCTCGAGTCAACtgtatctttgtttttgttaagaTTGGATAAATGGTTTGTTTGAGCTTGATTACAGCAATAATTCATGGTGCAGGGTTGGTCGTACTGCTCGGTTAGGTGAAAAGGGAGACTCATTGCTATTTCTTCAACCAGTTGAAGTAGATTATCTACATGACTTGGAGAAACATGGTGTATCACTGACAGAGTATCCCATCCTCAAAGTGTTGGGTAGTTTCCCATTATATGGTCAGGTGTATCGTGCCAGAAAGTTTGTTTCTTTAGATTTGCATCCTTGGGTTCTATATTTGCAGAGGGCACTGGAGTCATTTATCTTGTCTGAGGTATGGCTTTCCAATatcatgttattttgttttgagttgTATTGCCTGCAAtccttaatattcttttttggtGATGCTGGGCATAATCTTCTATCAGCTCTCTGATTGTATTATATCAAAgttgttttgatcttttttttcagTCATTGCATTTggcatttgatatttttttcaaagttgttCGGATCTCTTTTTATAAACATTGCATTTGGCATCTATATTTTTGTCTATAATCTGTTTATTCGCTGCCCCCTTGAGCCTGAGTTTCTTCTTATGTACTTCATAGTTGATTAGTGCTTTTCATATCCTTCTTCAGCCACGGATGAATAAACTGGCTCAGACTGCATTTTGCTCTTGGGTCCGTGCATACACAGCCCATCGTGGTGACCTGAAAAGAATTTTTATGGTGAAGAAACTTCATTTGGGGCACGTTTCCAGAAGCTTTGGACTGAAGCAGCAGCCATCATTGGTTGGACAATCATTTCAAAATCAagcaaagaagaggaagagagaaggGAAGCAAAAGGGACTATCAAAGCAGAAAAAGTTTGCTCGTAAAACACGAAcctaaaacatgaagaagatcATTTTGAAACATGGCAGATTGATGAGACTACAGACAGATGCCGAGGCTATAACACCGGACATGTGGCTAATTGCAGGCATGCCCGTCAGAATTGATTTGCTGCCTTTCATGGTTATTTTGAACTCGTAATTTGCCACTGGGCATGAAATATCTTATGCATATAGGGCTAATCATGTTTTATTGACTCATTTTACAATTCTAATACACACAAGTTATTGTTTTAAACTTTGTGGTTTCAGATAATTTATACACTTCCAATTTCTTCTAGTACATTGTTTTCTGTTCTCAGAAACTTGGTGATTCTGACTACTCCCTAAGCCAATGGCAAACAATTTGGTGATTCGAAATCATTACAATCCCCAATAGAAGAGCCCAAACCAAAAGTTTAAATCTAGCACTATCACATCTGATCAATTCCAAAATCAATTGCCTATATGCATTTTAAATGTGGGTTCATTTGGGGATGCTATGTTTGATAAATGGCCGGAAAGTGAAGTTTCAGTCCAAGATGTAACCTCTTGGAATTCTATAGTTCATGGGTACTTTTCATTTGGACATATGAAGGAGTGAATTTGAGATgagtcatgtattttttttgtattttaatttttaaagtttaaatttatataattaaaccataaaaaaatgcaattgaaagaaaaataaaaattcagcaACTTTCTCTCACCTTTCTCTAactcaagaattaaaaaataaacttctagATCAAAATACAATTATTATGAATTTGAGGTGAGCCATGTATTCTCTCCTTGTTTTAATTTGGAGCTTAACTTTATATAATGAAACCATAAAAAGATACaactgaaagaaaaaagaaagtttgaaattaaaaaaaaaaaaaaaaaaaaaagagcacgaGGTTCACTATTAATAGTGGCGGACCTTCAActtctttagtttttgttaaaaacgagaatttgaaatttgttttggCATCCTTTACTAGTACTCTGTGCGTGTTGTCAAGGTGAATTTGTTAGTTTTGGCCGGCAGGTTCATTGTGATGTGGTTGAGCTGGGTTTGGAGAATGGCCCTTATTTTTGCACTCATTATTTGACCATGTATTCCGAGTGCAAATTAATTGCAGATtctgaaaatgtttttgatCAGGTTTCTGAGAAAAAGACTGAATTGTAGAATGCAATTATCTCGGCATATGTTGTTGATGGATGTGCTTCCAATGTTTCGAAAATTTACAAACAGATGAAGATGCTTAAGATTCCCACTGATTCCCTTACAGTGACAGATGTTCTATCATCTTGCAGTTCGGTTGGTTCATATGATTTTGGTAGTTTGATTCATACagagttacaaaaaaaaaaaaaagacctgtTCAGAGTACTGTTGCTTTACAGAGTGCTCTGTTGAGGTTTGAGCAACATGAACTGATTTGAACAAGGAAGCAACTACTCTGGTCGGGAGGATCTGGTTAGAACCAGCTATGATGTCCAGGTTGATCTGGCCAGCAGCTTTCACCATTTGAAGAAGCACAAGGAAGAACAGTGCAGAATATAGCACTGCTTTTCCATTTTGTCACTGTATGACAGGCAATGATTATGGCATCAATGTGTACCAATGGAAGAAACTGATAAAGGCCATGAAAATCTTTGTTTCTTCGAGTTTGGGGGACAAATGGAGCCGCAGGATAAAGAAGCAACATGGGCAACTTGGCATGGCTTGGCTTTCATTTTACATCGTTTCAGGTTATAAGGATTAAGGAGAAGATTAGCTTTACTCGCAAAGTTATCCAAAACTAAGGCACAATCAATTTctgaacccaaaaaaaaaaaaaaatttgctattCCTCGACTGGAAGTATTTACAGCTACTAATTCCCAGGAGCAACAATTTCCAAACTATAGTTTATGCATAAAACCCGTTGCATATTGGCTCATGCAAGGGAAAGATTATCTAAAATCCATTTATTTACTACACAGGAGCATCATTCTGCATCTGGCTGCTTGGAAATCCTCATTTTCACCAAATTATTCGAGACATTGctgtgaaaattaaaaatttgctACTCTCCCAGCGATAAAAGCAAGATTCATAACATAAACCACGCGGAATAAATCTTTTCCATCCACGAGTGAAGACATTGATTCCTCTTGTTCCTATCACGAGCAAAATCAAAACCGAGTATTTGAGGAGCCCAGCAAAGACAAGAAACATAGAAAACCATGAATGGAAGATCGCTTTAGCATGACGACGACCTTATGCAACAGTGACATGTGCTACTAAAGATTGATTATAAACTCGCTTTGGTCCATGCACCTACAGGCACACAAACACAAACTTATGTTTGAGATAACAATAATCAACAtccaaacaattaaaaatatttccacAACTTTTCCAATCAAGTGCATTACATCTCAAGTATGTTTACAAGCCTTGTGAGTTTGCTAATTCAAAAAAGAAGCTGTGGCAGAAACTAATTTACCTACTACATACATTGCAAATTGTTCTACCAGATATCAGTTATATTAAAAGGAGAAACAAAACAGAATGAATATGATGCAGAAAAGAATGATATTACAAATCAAATATGTGGGCACAAAGTAGCAGATATAACTCACGTCAACTAGGATCTATTCCATTTTAAAGTCAACCAGTCAccagaattttgtttttttacaaaacttCATTTTGCTTCCTTGTGTTCTCTGTCCCTGAATTACATCCCAGATGAGGACGTCCGGTTTATCCTTTGTGCGCCCAATTTTGAAGCAGCAGGTTTACCTCGGCCTCTACCAGCTACCAATGGTTTGGCCCTAGTAGTAGGCGGAGGAGCAGCGATCGCTGCCCAGGGGTCATCATCATCAAGTGCTGTAGCTGATTTGACATTCAAAGGTCTTGTCGTAGTTTTTGGAGCAGGGGCAGCTATAGAACCCCAtaaatcatcatcttcatcatttgTCACCTTCACTGTACTTTTTGGTCGCAAACTTGTAGCTGAGGAAGGAGgggtaaaattaataattaaagagaCTTGCTGAATATCTCACCAAGAGAACAGATGACAAGGATATGCATCTAATATCCAAGCAGGTGCTAATAGACAGAAAGACATGCTTCTAGGAGAGTTCGTTTGCGTACATCATGAATATATGTCAAAGACAGTCATTGACATTTTCATAGCATAACAATATGTTCATGGAAgcaattataataaaagaaataatactGCAAACAAAGTAAAATGGGACGTTCATAGGAAAAAGTAACGCAGATTTCTCTAAACAAGCAAGTACCCCGCAGAAGTCGTCCCCAATGAAGGTCTTAAACCCATCCCTGGAAGCTCTACAGCAGACATAAGGATTTCAACTTCGGTATAATTGAAGCACTTTAAAAGGCTCCAAGTCTAAGAGTACCTTCAAGCCCAGTATCCAAAATGGTTTATAAAGCAACTCATAAGCCCGGAATTCAAAGGAGTTTCAGAGGGACCACATGAACCCAGTGGTAGTAAAGACTCTAAGGTGTCTCACAGACCCAGGCACGCTAATGTGCTATGGCTTGCTTCAGGACAGCATTAGCAGCTGCAATTCTATGTGGAGCTCCTTCTCCTGGGCTCCACTTGGCCCTGTTGAGCTTATGAATCACGCAGCTTTTGGTATAACTATTAAAGAAATGTGATTGGTAAAGAGCTTGCTTTTAGGAAAAGCAATCAAGGTACAGGTTTATTATGAGAGAAGCATGTCTTCTCCAGCTTGTCTTATAATCAGCTATAGAGGGTGGCTGCTTTACTTATAAGCACTACAAAACAAACTCTTAGTTAACCTTGATTCCATGAGGATTTCACCCACACAAAATGCAAGGAAATTTCTCTTACATGCTAACAGTTCCTATCATGCTGGCAGAAGAAGTTCTCAAAGGTTGAGACTCTTCAGGTCTTGTAATTGTTAAGGAGCGCCTACCCTTGTCTCTAAATTTCTCCCCTCTTCATGACAAGGGTTTCCATTCTCTACTCATTTATAACCAGCTCAGAATACCCTCAATTTCCCTTGGAATTGCTCCTCTTCCTTGAAACAATGCTTCTATACCATCCCTtttgatttcttgattttctgATAATTCATTAATCCAAACATATAGAAATGCAATTATGCGTGCAGTTGATGACAGAACCATGCAGTTGAGCCAGATCCCAGATGGTCAAAGCATTCAGTCAGAAGcttatactttttaattaagaacTATAATTGTGTGTCTGAGTTATGTGTATGATGATGGTTTCACCTTGCGCTTTATGCTGAGAAACTGGCTGTGAGACCGGCCGCTTTTGAGCTGCTTGAATGTTCACAAGAGCTGGAGAAGGCTTTGGCTCTTCAAAAGATTCAATATCATCCCACCCATCTTTGTCACTGCCCTGCTCTTCTTGAAttccattttcaatttctcccCAGCCATCTGTTGAAGGAGGGGACTCCGGTACAGGTTGATCAGCCAATTCTGTGCTGGAATTTATCTGGACTGCTGCTATACTTGGAGAGTCCATCACTACAATTGCCGTACAAAAACACCATCCGATATTGAATAGTATAAATGCATCGTAATAAAAGCAGGCATAAGCAATGATGAGGCAAGCATTGTTGAATCAACAGTGCATTTCACCAACTACTATCAGTGTGCAGTTAACGCTTCATGAGGCATGCCAGAGAACAAAATGGCCATTAAGATACTGGACACTTGGTCAATTGAAGCTCTCCTCCATTTAAACCCATATAAAAATGTAAACAAGCTATTGAGATATATACCTGAGCTGGCATTGGAGGTTGTGGAAGATAGAGGGGAGCCAGAATTTGCAGGAGCAAGTGGAGCTTGTTCCAAAGGTTTACCTTTGATTGTCAAGGAGCTCATGGCCCATCTGAATGGAAAGGAATGGCTTCAGATCAATACAAAATTCATGGAGCAAAAAAGTAAGGAGAAATgcttaaggaaaataaaaactggacaaaaatatcattaatggtTTAGAGTTGCtttatgcattttttaaatgaagttaCACACTGCAAATGGAGATGCATCGGTCAAGGAGAATTAAGAGGGTGTTTAGGAGTCCTGCAGCCATTGCAACCAGTGCAATGTAACTTGTAAGCATCTGAACATGCAATTTTGATCATGAGAAATTGCTACATATTCATGTTCACCACtcacagaaaaaaagaaatagattgatatgcaattgataaaaaaatataggataTGAGATTACAAAGAAACTCTAATCTGAACCTCTACGAAAAAATGAATACAACAAAAATGGGGCAGAAGAGGTTCAAAAGGAAAATacaacacacacatacactttcagaATATATAGATGTTAAGACATGCTCCTACCGATGGTAGTACATAGAAAAAACCGCCAACTCAATTGACCAGCTACACCAGAACTTAAATCCCAGTTATGGAAGGACTAGAGTCAAGCAAGAGCATTTTGAAGTTTTCCAATATGACAAATTCAGGAATAACTTACCCAAGTAAACTAGCATTTTCTGGTATTGATGAGATTCTTGTGCTTGCAGCTGTTGTATCTCCAACATTTGTCTACAAATGACCAAAGGGGGCAAATCAAAATAGCTCAATGctttgaaataaaaagcaaCAGTATCTTGCTGGAAGTAAAACAGATCATGGACACATCTAGATTATGGTCATCTATATCATGGAGAGACAGAGTGAAGGATGAATAACAGAGTTTAGTATTAAAAAGGGGGATGTTTTCATCTATCAAGGACGCAGACACCTGACTCTACTAAACGACTTGGAACTTCTTTAACCAACATTATTAAAATGCAGTTTTCATGGAactgttataataataatgccATACAAATCGAAGTTTCGTTGTTACTGCAGCACGCAGAAAGTAAGACATGTGAGTGGCAACTATCATAAACTTCTCCCAGTCAGGGATACTAACAAATCAGCAGGCTGCATATAATAAGTGCTTTGCCTGGGTGAAGCAGGGGCAGGAAAAAAGGGCACTGAATGGGCTACCAATTATGTACTATTACGACCAAGGTTACTAAAATAGCAATTTGGAGCATAAGATCATACGATCTTAAGATTCAAAATGCAGTGACCATGTTACATCAGCAAGAAATTGCAGCTAAGTGAAATCACGCCTGACTTGCGATTCAAAACTGTAAAATCATTGAAATCCTGATTTTAACaccattttcatcattttcgtTTTCTTACATCTTTAGgactttctttatatatattatttgaaggaatatttgaatattaacttttatttacTAATTTCAGTTGGATTGATTTGCCAAAGCAGTACTTTTAAAGTAATGTTgttcgaatttttttttgtttcagtaaTGTTTTTCAcatgcatattatttttttttagctatttttataattagtaaAATCTTACGATTTTTTTACGATTGGAACCTATACTGATCTAATGAAAAAAGCAATGTTAAGTTTGCAAATGATCAGTGAACCACAACAAATATTTACATGAGAATACCATTTCTACATGAGTGCTTTCAAGTATTGACCAGGAAAAGCAGCATAACTTGGTTCATATAAGCTATGGGGTCTAATATCCTTTATAATGCATGTGCCCTTAGTAATctcttcaaatttttaaatgtcCATATTGAAAACAGAAAGCATATTGAAACAAAAGGAACAGCAATTCAAAAGCATACCTTCTCATGGTATTGCTTCACTATTTGCATAAACTGTTCAACTGCTTGAAACGATTTTGATCGAACATCACTGTCCAAAAGAAAAGCATTTCCGTTCATTTGCAATGAAgggaaaacactaaaatatgtatatatcatCCAAAGAAATATAACCTGTCAGGATCAATGGTAAGTACAACAACATTTGGAAGAATCCGAGTTGCGATCTCAGTGACATCATAATAAGAACTAGTGGCACACAAAGCCATTACTCCTGCCATAATACAAGTTTATTTTAGCAGGTGCACAAAACACCGGGATGTAATAGAGTGAAATAATatctactaataaaaaatcagCATAGAcagtagaaaataaaaagaaaaaaccttgaAATGTATGAAACCTTCTCCCAAAACAAAGAACTTGATCAAAAGcaaataagaaataaacaaaatgtaaagtTTTGTACCTGCTCCTCTGGCAGGAGGAAAAGTATCACGCAGTGCACGGACTGTAAAAGCATTAATTAAAACTCTCTTCCTTGTCTGCTTGTAATTCAAATAAACAAGAGAACATTTTCACAAAGAAAATCTAGTAAATTTCTATTAATCAATGATTACAGAAATTTAATAGAATCCCTCTTCAACAAGAGTAGAATGCAATTCTTGACAGGTAGAACTAAAGACAACATGACAATTCAGTGATTCTTACCCCTTCATTCAAGTAGATTGCAATATTCCCAAGTAATATGGTGGTATTTGTTCTAATTGCAGGCTCTTCATCAAcctacagaaaaaataaatatattaaaccaCAGACTACACAGTGTAGTAGAAGCATTCCTTTTGCTTCCATATAGAAGGTCAGAGGGAAAAGGATTGTCAATTGAACgaaaagaatttcaaactaACCCTAAAAGAAATGCAGAATTGGCAGTCTAAATAGTAACAAAGTAATCTAAATAGACTTCAGTAGTATCAACAAATAAATTGTGCAGACCTGTAACTTTGAAAGATATTTCAACAAGGAGCCTGAAATAGTACGTTGAGAAAGCTGCAATTTCAGGTCAACACAAAAGCAACATTCAGGAAGGACTCAAAAACCACAATTAATTGTTCACACAAGCATAACACAAAATGAACCAATAAACCTAAAACGGAAAAACAGCAGAGAATAACAAGAACCACATTTGGCCACTGCAAAAGTTATACAGGTACCTTAGGTGCCAAAACCAGCATGGATTTAAGAGTCAATTCACGAAGCAAAGCAGATGTATCAGAGAACCCGGTAGCAACATGAGAGTAAACCTAGCCACATTATTCCAATTTTGAGAGTTACAAATATTATGAAGACCacattccaaataaaaataactagcttgcttgaataaaaaaaacactaaatcatTTAATCAGTGATGCATACTTGCTCATCGACTACTTGTGCTGATAATGAGTCTCCAAATTGATCAATATGTTGCAGGAGACTAACACGAATAGCACGATCATTGGAGGAAAAAAGTTTCACAATAGTCGGTaacacctgaaaaaaaaaataattggaactTACCTCTATGACATGACAACACTACACAAATGGTGACAACATCATGGCACTTCAAGAGAAGCGTTATAAAAATCTTTAAACCAACCCATGacccattaaaaaaagataatgtaAAAGGAGGCAAGGAAAAAGACCTTGACACTAAATTCTTCAGCTGAAAGCCAAGAACCCATTTTCAACAACGCGGTCAAAGCAGGGGCAGCAGCAGAACCAAATTCAAGGGCAGAAGCTAATAAAGGAAGTAACTGCAGAAACCAAGATGAaaatcaaaaaaggaaaaaagtatATAGTATAGAATTCATGTTGACATACACATTAGAATCTGAATTTCCCACCTTTTTCAGTACAATTTGGCGAGGAAGTTGCTCTGCTAAATTTGGAAGTTTGCGGAAGAAGGTGTCCTTCTCAACACTGTCTTTCAAAGTAAGAATTTCCATAAAATGTATGGTGTCCACCAACTTATTCTGGAAGTATTCTGCAAAatccaatttttaaaaaatttagtaagGTACAATGGAAAGCTAAGCAAATTTAGAAGTTAAGGAAACAATGGGAAACAAAACACAAAGAAGAAACTACAGAAGAAAAACAACCAGGAGAAAGTATCTGAACTCATGCAGTCTAA
This genomic stretch from Populus alba chromosome 19, ASM523922v2, whole genome shotgun sequence harbors:
- the LOC118035972 gene encoding DEAD-box ATP-dependent RNA helicase 17 isoform X2, producing MDSKKKKEGKDNQKSEIFASCSFSALGLHPSLCNQLQALVLVPTRELCLQVYEILQKLLHRFHWIVPGYVMGGENRSKEKARLRKGISILVATPGRLLDHLKNTASFVHTNLRWIIFDEADRILELGFGKEIEEILDLLGSRHIGSEGNGNQVSSLSNFQGQNLLLSATLNEKVNHLAKISLENPVMIGLDDKKIQPDQSVDHIETAESDEDDGLGYSKVKNSSTGDYKLPAQLVQRYVKVPCGSRLAVLLSILKNLFEREASHKIVVFFSTCDAVDFHYSLLSEFCWSPNSQSEAEHTERFLRCNTLRLHGNMKQEDRRNTFQAFKTEKSALLLSTDIAARGLDFPKVRCIIQYDSPGEATEYVHRVGRTARLGEKGDSLLFLQPVEVDYLHDLEKHGVSLTEYPILKVLGSFPLYGQVYRARKFVSLDLHPWVLYLQRALESFILSEPRMNKLAQTAFCSWVRAYTAHRGDLKRIFMVKKLHLGHVSRSFGLKQQPSLVGQSFQNQAKKRKREGKQKGLSKQKKFARKTRT
- the LOC118035972 gene encoding DEAD-box ATP-dependent RNA helicase 17 isoform X1; this translates as MDSKKKKEGKDNQKSEIFASCSFSALGLHPSLCNQLQERLGFEGPTLVQAQAIPVILSGRHVLVNAATGTGKTVVYLAPIIHHLHSYPSRIDRENGTFALVLVPTRELCLQVYEILQKLLHRFHWIVPGYVMGGENRSKEKARLRKGISILVATPGRLLDHLKNTASFVHTNLRWIIFDEADRILELGFGKEIEEILDLLGSRHIGSEGNGNQVSSLSNFQGQNLLLSATLNEKVNHLAKISLENPVMIGLDDKKIQPDQSVDHIETAESDEDDGLGYSKVKNSSTGDYKLPAQLVQRYVKVPCGSRLAVLLSILKNLFEREASHKIVVFFSTCDAVDFHYSLLSEFCWSPNSQSEAEHTERFLRCNTLRLHGNMKQEDRRNTFQAFKTEKSALLLSTDIAARGLDFPKVRCIIQYDSPGEATEYVHRVGRTARLGEKGDSLLFLQPVEVDYLHDLEKHGVSLTEYPILKVLGSFPLYGQVYRARKFVSLDLHPWVLYLQRALESFILSEPRMNKLAQTAFCSWVRAYTAHRGDLKRIFMVKKLHLGHVSRSFGLKQQPSLVGQSFQNQAKKRKREGKQKGLSKQKKFARKTRT
- the LOC118035971 gene encoding uncharacterized protein; the protein is MLRFLKGVVGGASGTGLKDLPYNIGDPYPSAWGSWTHHRGTSAKDDDGSPVSIFSFSASNAQDAHLAAARNGVKRLRTVRHPNILSFLHSTEVESVEGSSSRITIYIVTEPVMPLSEKIKELGLEGTQRDEYYAWGLNQIAKAVSFLNNDCKLVHGNVCLASVVVTPTLDWKLHAFDVLSEFDGNNGNATGPMLQFEWLIGSQYKPIELAKSDWVAIRKSPPWAIDSWGLGCLIYELFTGTKLGKTEELRNTASIPKSLLQDYQRLLSSMPSRRMNTAKLLENSEYFQNKLVDTIHFMEILTLKDSVEKDTFFRKLPNLAEQLPRQIVLKKLLPLLASALEFGSAAAPALTALLKMGSWLSAEEFSVKVLPTIVKLFSSNDRAIRVSLLQHIDQFGDSLSAQVVDEQVYSHVATGFSDTSALLRELTLKSMLVLAPKLSQRTISGSLLKYLSKLQVDEEPAIRTNTTILLGNIAIYLNEGTRKRVLINAFTVRALRDTFPPARGAGVMALCATSSYYDVTEIATRILPNVVVLTIDPDSDVRSKSFQAVEQFMQIVKQYHEKTNVGDTTAASTRISSIPENASLLGWAMSSLTIKGKPLEQAPLAPANSGSPLSSTTSNASSVMDSPSIAAVQINSSTELADQPVPESPPSTDGWGEIENGIQEEQGSDKDGWDDIESFEEPKPSPALVNIQAAQKRPVSQPVSQHKAQATSLRPKSTVKVTNDEDDDLWGSIAAPAPKTTTRPLNVKSATALDDDDPWAAIAAPPPTTRAKPLVAGRGRGKPAASKLGAQRINRTSSSGM
- the LOC118035972 gene encoding DEAD-box ATP-dependent RNA helicase 17 isoform X3, producing MELLVYEILQKLLHRFHWIVPGYVMGGENRSKEKARLRKGISILVATPGRLLDHLKNTASFVHTNLRWIIFDEADRILELGFGKEIEEILDLLGSRHIGSEGNGNQVSSLSNFQGQNLLLSATLNEKVNHLAKISLENPVMIGLDDKKIQPDQSVDHIETAESDEDDGLGYSKVKNSSTGDYKLPAQLVQRYVKVPCGSRLAVLLSILKNLFEREASHKIVVFFSTCDAVDFHYSLLSEFCWSPNSQSEAEHTERFLRCNTLRLHGNMKQEDRRNTFQAFKTEKSALLLSTDIAARGLDFPKVRCIIQYDSPGEATEYVHRVGRTARLGEKGDSLLFLQPVEVDYLHDLEKHGVSLTEYPILKVLGSFPLYGQVYRARKFVSLDLHPWVLYLQRALESFILSEPRMNKLAQTAFCSWVRAYTAHRGDLKRIFMVKKLHLGHVSRSFGLKQQPSLVGQSFQNQAKKRKREGKQKGLSKQKKFARKTRT